The following coding sequences are from one Nicotiana tomentosiformis chromosome 3, ASM39032v3, whole genome shotgun sequence window:
- the LOC138908663 gene encoding uncharacterized protein, translating into MIVAGFTGQLRGWWDNYLTVEERAMVINAQATDEGVDNLGMALVANREDVVYTLILTILEHFNGRFTNQNETVRTLLNGLRCKTLGDFRWYKDTFMSRVMKLPENKLEHWKAKFIDGLPPLFAEREKIKIISENIAIDICAEHPSAFWNRKKHIVTLPYEDNFSEDYIPTKSRPCQMNAELVEFCKKEIDNLLQKGLIKPSKSPWSCTAFCVNNAAEKERGIPRLIIETDASNIGYGGILKQINPNNKHEYLIRFFSGKWSEVQ; encoded by the exons atgattgttgcaggttttactggacAACTTCGTggttggtgggataattatttgacTGTCGAAGAAAGAGCAATGGTTATTAATGCTCAAGCCACtgacgaaggagttgataacttaggcatggccctagtggcaaatagagaagatgttgtttatactcttattcttactatattagaacacttcaatggtagatttaccaaccagaATGAGACGGTCCGTACTCTTCTTAATGGCCTTAGATGTAAGACCTTAGGTGattttagatggtataaagacaCTTTTATGAGTAGAGTAATGAAACTACCAGAGAATAAgcttgaacattggaaagctaagtttatagatggccttccccctttatttgctgaaaga GAAAAGATTAAAATAATTTCCGAAaatattgctattgatatttgtgcagaACATCCCAGTGCTTTTTGGaatagaaaaaagcatattgtcactttgccttatgaagataatttctctgaggattatattcctactaaatctcgaccttgtcagatgaacgcgGAATTAGTGGAAttctgcaaaaaagagattgataatttattacaaaagggtttgataaaaccctcaaaatctccttggtcttgcacAGCTTTTTgtgttaataacgcagctgaaaaggaacgtggtattcctagattg ATTATCGAGAcagatgcgtctaatattggttacggagggattttgaaacagataaatcccaataataagcatgaatatctgattagattcttctctggtaaatggtctgaagtCCAGTGA